Proteins co-encoded in one Polaromonas vacuolata genomic window:
- a CDS encoding putative bifunctional diguanylate cyclase/phosphodiesterase, whose product MIKINALSTTSDSGVTASVPVALEIVAQNQSAVSQLLPDKAGRKLAQIRLQNHYRILKMLSDNAGLDSVLQAIVAYVETANSSLICSIRLADVNASQVYDWPTTPCLWESIVSIKGQVLGIFVISSAQVGQPDATALEFMKYGASLAAIVIEKKMAETELRLASSVFDHTHEGIMITDVNGAILKVNKTFTSITGFDMLDALGNTPRMLRSPNQAAELFPLMYETLAANGQWSGEICNRHKNGTDFTSKMTVSSVFDAAGQTVNYVAMFSDVTESTRHALQLKYIAHYDDLTGLPNRVLLADRLQQAIIQSNRFQRSVAVGFIDLDGFKAINDAWGHSTGDALLSVLALRMKAVLREGDTLARIGGDEFVVVLVDMTLEQDYQVVMERLLQAVSAPVQIGPQLLHVSASIGVTLYPADRSDPDLLMRHADQSMYQAKQLGRNRFHLFDVAEDVEIQTRQLSLEQIERALKNHELVLFYQPKINMRTQQLIGVEALIRWQHPERGLLLPVEFLPQIENHALSVTLGYWVIDTALAQMSQWQALGQNIPISVNVSARHLQHDLFVPQLQELLARYPLYQRDFLELELLETSALQDIVKVSSVLNACAAMGVRSALDDFGTGYSSLAHLKRLPSEVIKIDRHFVRDMLEDPDDLAIVKGIIGLSAAFCRDVIAEGVETYAHASLLIELGCLQGQGFGIARSMPADSFPNWLETWQQSAIWQA is encoded by the coding sequence ATGATCAAAATTAACGCACTGTCAACGACTTCCGATAGCGGGGTGACCGCCTCAGTACCGGTTGCACTTGAAATAGTGGCTCAAAATCAATCGGCTGTCTCGCAGTTGCTACCGGACAAAGCTGGTCGAAAACTTGCGCAAATTCGACTGCAGAACCATTACCGTATCCTCAAAATGTTGTCGGATAATGCTGGTCTTGATAGCGTTTTGCAAGCCATTGTTGCCTATGTGGAGACCGCTAATTCCTCGTTAATCTGCAGCATACGGTTGGCTGATGTGAATGCGTCTCAGGTCTACGATTGGCCGACAACTCCTTGTCTATGGGAATCCATAGTTTCCATTAAAGGTCAGGTGCTGGGCATTTTCGTTATCTCTAGCGCACAGGTTGGACAGCCTGATGCGACAGCGCTTGAGTTCATGAAATATGGAGCTAGTCTCGCCGCTATAGTCATTGAGAAAAAAATGGCTGAGACAGAATTGCGGTTGGCCTCATCTGTTTTTGATCACACCCATGAAGGCATCATGATTACAGATGTCAATGGTGCGATATTAAAAGTCAACAAGACTTTCACCAGTATTACAGGCTTTGACATGCTGGACGCGCTAGGAAATACGCCGCGAATGTTGCGCTCGCCTAACCAGGCGGCTGAGCTTTTTCCGCTGATGTATGAAACCTTGGCAGCCAATGGGCAGTGGTCTGGCGAGATTTGCAACCGGCATAAAAATGGCACTGACTTCACTTCAAAAATGACTGTTAGTTCGGTATTTGATGCCGCTGGGCAGACGGTTAATTACGTCGCTATGTTTTCTGACGTTACCGAGTCCACACGTCACGCGTTGCAACTTAAATATATAGCCCACTACGACGACTTGACTGGTCTGCCTAACCGCGTGTTGCTGGCTGACCGGTTGCAGCAAGCCATCATTCAGAGCAACCGATTCCAGCGCTCCGTAGCAGTCGGTTTTATCGACCTTGACGGGTTTAAAGCTATTAACGACGCTTGGGGTCACAGTACTGGAGATGCCTTGCTGAGCGTGCTCGCCCTTCGCATGAAGGCTGTGCTGCGCGAAGGTGATACGTTGGCGCGCATAGGCGGTGATGAGTTTGTGGTGGTCTTGGTAGACATGACGCTAGAGCAGGACTATCAAGTGGTTATGGAGCGCTTGCTTCAGGCTGTCAGCGCGCCCGTGCAGATTGGCCCGCAGTTGCTGCATGTTTCCGCCAGCATTGGTGTGACCTTGTATCCCGCTGATCGGTCCGATCCTGATTTGTTGATGCGTCACGCCGATCAGTCTATGTACCAGGCCAAACAGTTGGGGCGTAATCGTTTTCACCTGTTTGACGTTGCGGAAGATGTCGAAATTCAAACCCGCCAGCTCAGTCTAGAGCAGATTGAGCGCGCACTGAAAAATCATGAGTTGGTGTTGTTTTACCAACCTAAAATTAATATGCGTACGCAGCAACTCATTGGTGTTGAGGCGTTGATACGTTGGCAGCATCCCGAGCGTGGTCTGTTGCTGCCAGTAGAATTTTTGCCCCAGATAGAAAACCATGCTTTAAGCGTGACGCTGGGTTACTGGGTAATTGATACGGCGCTGGCGCAAATGAGTCAGTGGCAGGCGCTGGGCCAGAACATCCCAATTAGCGTGAATGTGAGCGCACGTCATTTACAGCACGATCTATTTGTGCCGCAGCTTCAAGAGCTGTTGGCGCGCTACCCGCTTTATCAGCGCGATTTTTTAGAGCTTGAATTGCTAGAGACCAGCGCCTTGCAAGATATTGTCAAGGTCTCTAGTGTGCTCAATGCCTGTGCTGCCATGGGTGTGCGCTCGGCGCTGGATGATTTTGGTACCGGCTACTCTTCTTTGGCACATTTAAAGCGTTTGCCGTCAGAAGTCATCAAGATAGATAGGCACTTTGTGCGCGACATGCTCGAAGATCCAGACGATTTAGCGATTGTCAAAGGTATCATCGGTTTATCCGCGGCCTTTTGCCGCGACGTCATCGCTGAAGGTGTTGAGACGTATGCCCATGCGTCTTTACTCATTGAGCTAGGTTGTTTGCAAGGACAGGGCTTTGGCATTGCCCGTTCCATGCCAGCAGACAGTTTCCCCAACTGGCTTGAGACTTGGCAGCAGTCAGCGATCTGGCAAGCATAG
- a CDS encoding pilus assembly FimT family protein, which yields MRQSGITMVELLTVVVILGVLSVYAVPRMMDNSSFFARGFHDETIALLRYAQKSAIAQRRNVCATFTGTSAQLSIASTAGGACDTALSGPAQNCSQGLPVGVKACVQARNGVSFSATPAVLTFDGLGQPTLGVQSIQVAVDGVPISLRIVIEDSTGYVHD from the coding sequence TTGCGACAGTCCGGCATCACCATGGTGGAGTTACTCACTGTGGTGGTCATACTAGGCGTGTTGTCTGTCTATGCTGTTCCGCGCATGATGGACAACAGCAGTTTTTTTGCCCGCGGTTTCCATGATGAAACCATCGCTTTGCTGCGATACGCGCAAAAGTCCGCGATCGCTCAGCGGCGCAATGTTTGCGCGACTTTCACTGGTACGTCGGCGCAGCTTTCTATTGCCTCTACTGCGGGCGGTGCCTGTGATACAGCCCTGTCTGGCCCGGCGCAGAACTGTAGCCAAGGCTTACCAGTAGGCGTTAAGGCCTGTGTTCAAGCGCGCAATGGTGTGTCTTTCAGCGCTACACCTGCTGTGCTGACATTTGATGGTTTGGGTCAGCCCACCTTGGGTGTTCAATCCATACAAGTGGCGGTTGACGGCGTGCCTATCTCACTCCGCATCGTGATTGAAGACTCTACCGGCTACGTCCATGACTAA
- a CDS encoding transposase: protein MERWIAPNEEALFWLQMVTELKNRSVKDFLLSFDDGLKGFTEASMTGLPTNGGAALLSEYCAQLSKLCELEDAQGGSCRLKRQLQRCER, encoded by the coding sequence TTGGAACGGTGGATAGCTCCGAACGAAGAGGCCCTATTCTGGCTGCAGATGGTCACTGAACTTAAAAATCGGAGTGTGAAAGACTTCTTGCTTTCCTTTGATGATGGTCTTAAAGGATTTACTGAGGCCAGTATGACTGGTCTACCCACAAACGGTGGGGCAGCTTTGCTAAGTGAATATTGTGCGCAACTGTCTAAACTTTGTGAGCTTGAAGATGCGCAAGGTGGTAGCTGCCGACTGAAAAGACAACTACAGCGCTGCGAACGTTGA
- a CDS encoding GspE/PulE family protein, whose protein sequence is MPTDIVSAQLNPSVKPERPIDPQKLRLGDVLVLQGLISATQLAQTLALQRQSGKKFGRLLIDAGILTETALAKALSLQLQIPFVNLNTFPAVATVVQLLPVWAARRYGALVLEDQGDALLVALSDPLDLFAFDELGRLLKRKIVIAAVAESQLTQAFDRLYRRSEEINSHARALQMELGEALDFGELSANAGLDGAPVVLLLQSLFEDAVQVGASDVHIEPQANELQIRLRVDGLLQVQKMVDKRIAGAIAQRLKLMAGLDISEKRLPQDGRFSLRLQDQTLDVRLSTLPTSFGEAISLRLLSQGVLRRRLDSIGMPEPMLLRFRELISRSSGLVLVTGPTGSGKTTTLYAALAEINADELKVITVEDPVEYRMDGITQVQVNDKIDLSFGRVLRATLRQDPDVILVGEMRDAETAEIGLRAALTGHLVLSTLHSKDAISTPFRLLDMGVPPFMVATSLQAVIAQRLVRLNCVECAQEHRPSGREKSWLTAIEPGPLLTTYRGTGCAACHGTGYSGRQGVYELLEMDAVLTQAASQAEPAAFLQAARERMQGKTLAHHVFELVRQGRTSIAEALRIGLDAELVVEDGQEV, encoded by the coding sequence ATGCCAACTGACATCGTTTCCGCTCAATTAAATCCGTCGGTTAAGCCAGAAAGACCTATTGATCCGCAAAAGTTAAGGCTTGGCGATGTGTTGGTGCTGCAAGGCCTTATCAGCGCTACGCAGCTGGCGCAGACCTTGGCACTGCAGCGCCAGTCGGGGAAAAAATTCGGTCGTTTGCTGATAGACGCGGGTATTCTCACCGAGACAGCCTTAGCCAAAGCGCTGTCACTGCAATTGCAGATACCTTTCGTCAATCTGAACACTTTTCCGGCTGTCGCCACTGTCGTGCAACTGTTACCGGTCTGGGCTGCGCGGCGCTATGGCGCGTTGGTGTTGGAAGATCAAGGCGATGCATTGCTGGTGGCGCTGTCCGATCCCCTCGATCTATTTGCTTTTGATGAACTGGGTCGGCTGCTCAAACGCAAAATTGTGATTGCTGCTGTTGCTGAAAGCCAGTTAACGCAGGCCTTTGATAGGCTTTATAGACGTAGCGAAGAAATCAACAGCCACGCACGTGCGCTGCAGATGGAATTGGGTGAGGCTCTCGATTTCGGCGAACTCAGCGCCAACGCGGGCCTTGATGGCGCGCCTGTGGTTTTGCTGTTGCAATCACTCTTTGAAGACGCTGTTCAGGTGGGCGCATCCGACGTTCACATTGAGCCGCAGGCCAATGAGTTGCAAATCCGGTTGCGCGTGGACGGTTTGCTGCAAGTACAAAAAATGGTCGACAAACGCATTGCCGGAGCCATCGCGCAACGCCTCAAGCTAATGGCTGGGCTGGATATCTCAGAAAAACGCTTGCCCCAAGACGGGCGCTTTAGCCTGCGTTTGCAAGACCAGACATTGGATGTGCGGCTGTCTACCTTGCCGACCAGTTTTGGCGAAGCCATTAGTCTGCGCTTGCTCAGCCAAGGCGTGCTGCGGCGGCGGCTGGACTCCATAGGCATGCCCGAGCCCATGCTGCTGCGCTTTCGCGAACTGATTTCGCGTAGCTCAGGGCTGGTGTTAGTGACAGGGCCGACCGGCTCAGGAAAAACCACCACGCTATACGCCGCGCTGGCCGAGATCAATGCCGATGAGCTCAAGGTCATCACGGTGGAAGACCCGGTGGAATACCGCATGGACGGTATTACTCAAGTTCAGGTCAATGACAAGATAGACCTGAGTTTTGGCCGTGTGCTGCGCGCCACGTTGCGGCAAGACCCAGACGTTATTTTAGTCGGTGAGATGCGCGACGCCGAGACCGCCGAGATCGGGTTGCGTGCAGCTCTGACTGGCCACTTAGTGCTTTCGACCTTGCACAGCAAAGACGCGATTAGTACACCGTTTCGTCTACTCGACATGGGCGTGCCGCCCTTTATGGTCGCCACCTCGCTGCAGGCGGTTATCGCCCAGCGGCTGGTACGACTCAATTGCGTCGAATGCGCTCAAGAGCATCGACCTAGTGGGCGTGAAAAATCCTGGCTGACCGCTATTGAACCCGGTCCGCTACTGACAACCTATCGCGGCACAGGTTGCGCAGCTTGTCACGGTACTGGCTATTCTGGCCGCCAAGGCGTTTATGAGTTACTGGAGATGGATGCGGTGCTGACTCAGGCCGCGTCTCAAGCCGAACCGGCTGCATTTCTACAAGCTGCGCGTGAGCGCATGCAAGGCAAAACACTGGCTCACCATGTGTTCGAGCTAGTACGACAAGGCCGTACGTCAATTGCTGAGGCGTTGCGCATAGGGCTGGATGCCGAGCTGGTAGTCGAAGATGGGCAAGAGGTTTAA
- a CDS encoding type II secretion system protein has translation MKLLKKQRGFTLVELVATTVILGVLAAVAIPKFIDLKGDSAQASVKGIADTLTTAGNANYATRSVTPTAGFASIKQSCSDFTPNLFDSKVLPDGFKASGASSMISGNNICTLTRKDSDGSEKTADFVIIGVN, from the coding sequence ATGAAGTTACTAAAAAAACAGCGTGGTTTTACATTGGTCGAATTAGTCGCTACTACAGTCATTTTAGGGGTCTTGGCGGCTGTGGCTATCCCTAAGTTCATCGATTTAAAGGGCGATTCGGCGCAGGCTTCCGTCAAGGGTATTGCGGATACTCTTACCACGGCTGGGAACGCTAATTACGCTACGCGCAGTGTCACACCTACCGCAGGTTTTGCTTCAATTAAACAAAGTTGTAGTGACTTTACGCCAAATCTTTTTGATTCTAAAGTTTTGCCGGATGGTTTTAAGGCTTCTGGTGCTAGTAGCATGATCTCTGGCAACAACATATGTACTTTGACGCGTAAAGATAGTGATGGATCCGAAAAAACTGCAGATTTTGTTATAATCGGTGTTAACTGA
- a CDS encoding type II secretion system F family protein, with amino-acid sequence MSNYSWRGRNTRGEAVDGLLLGQSHKDVADQLMTIGITPIDIVLTSPPIASELNRWIIRMNLKPVVREDILLFSRQMYTLNKAGVPLFRALSGLQASATKPAMADLLRDLRASLDQGQELSAALAQHPKIFDPYYVAMCKVGEMTGRLSEIFLRLNEHLEFEREIRERIRQAMRYPSFVVISLAIALVLVNIFVIPVFAKVFAGYNTELPLITRGLLGFSAWMLAWWPLLLAGLGISIFAIKRYVASVVGRHQWDRLKLRLPIVGDIVLKATLARFARSFALASQSGVPLLQSLTIVAMTADNAYVSERILLMRDGIERGESIVRCAAVAGVFTPVVLQMIDVGEETGELDSLLFEIAGMYERETSYSIKGLSTAIEPLLLGVISVLVLMLALGIYTPMWNMGQAAMGRGGG; translated from the coding sequence ATGTCTAATTACAGTTGGCGTGGGCGCAATACGCGAGGTGAAGCGGTTGATGGTCTATTGCTAGGACAAAGTCACAAGGATGTGGCGGACCAATTGATGACAATTGGCATCACGCCGATTGACATCGTGTTGACGTCTCCACCGATTGCCAGCGAGCTCAACCGTTGGATCATCAGGATGAATCTAAAGCCGGTGGTCAGAGAGGATATTTTGCTGTTTTCGCGTCAGATGTACACCTTGAACAAAGCCGGTGTGCCGCTGTTTCGTGCACTTTCTGGTTTACAGGCTTCAGCTACCAAGCCGGCCATGGCTGATTTGTTGAGAGACTTGCGCGCCAGCTTAGACCAAGGTCAGGAATTGTCGGCCGCGCTGGCCCAACACCCCAAAATTTTTGACCCCTACTACGTGGCTATGTGTAAGGTCGGCGAGATGACCGGTCGTTTGAGTGAGATTTTTCTACGCTTAAATGAGCACCTAGAGTTCGAGCGCGAGATTCGAGAGCGTATACGCCAAGCCATGCGCTACCCGTCGTTTGTGGTGATTTCACTGGCCATCGCGCTGGTGCTGGTGAATATTTTTGTAATTCCTGTATTTGCCAAAGTTTTTGCTGGCTATAACACGGAACTACCGCTGATCACGCGCGGATTACTGGGTTTTTCTGCATGGATGCTGGCTTGGTGGCCGCTGCTACTCGCCGGTTTGGGTATATCGATTTTTGCGATTAAACGCTATGTGGCCAGCGTGGTCGGGCGTCATCAGTGGGATCGGCTCAAACTGCGATTACCGATTGTTGGCGATATTGTCCTTAAAGCTACATTGGCGCGTTTTGCACGTAGTTTTGCACTAGCCAGCCAAAGCGGCGTGCCGCTTTTGCAATCTCTGACTATTGTTGCCATGACGGCGGATAACGCTTATGTGAGCGAGCGTATTTTGCTCATGCGTGACGGCATAGAACGCGGTGAAAGTATTGTGCGCTGCGCCGCTGTTGCCGGCGTTTTCACACCTGTGGTGCTGCAGATGATTGATGTGGGTGAAGAGACCGGCGAGCTAGACAGCCTGCTGTTTGAAATTGCCGGAATGTATGAACGGGAAACTAGCTATAGCATCAAGGGCTTGTCTACCGCGATAGAGCCGTTGTTGCTGGGTGTGATTTCGGTGCTTGTGCTGATGCTAGCGCTGGGAATTTATACCCCGATGTGGAATATGGGTCAGGCTGCTATGGGGCGGGGTGGTGGTTAG